A window of Agelaius phoeniceus isolate bAgePho1 chromosome 9, bAgePho1.hap1, whole genome shotgun sequence genomic DNA:
GCCTTGCTGCCTCGCACATTTCTGCTatggaaatatttcagtgtgAGAGAAAATATGTCTATATGTGAGGCAGTTTTGAATTAAGTTCTTCAGCTTGTACAATTCCTGATATGGACAAAACTGTACCCAAGTGAGTTGCCTCCCTTTCAGATGAGAGCTGAAGTACTGCTGTTGATGCTGGAACCAGCTtttgcctggctgctgccattTATTTAGTGCAGCCTCATTTGTGCTGACAGCTGCAGATGTGTCTTAGGGAAATGGGCCTTGGTGGTCACAAACAGTAATTCTTACTGTTTTGCTTTTGTGTGAAATAGTTTCATAATTTGAAGAACTCAGAATGATTGCATTGAAATTTTTGCTTTGTTGCTTACTGATCTAACATCCACAGTAACACAGATAAGACTCTGATAGTTTCAGGTCTCAGTTGTGATTTCAAAGACCATAAAAGAGTTCCTTGTAAAGGGTACATTGCTTTTTGCCACCACCAGGATGTCCCTAGCACGAGAAAGCTGTAGCTTGGAGCCCAAGGGCTGAGGGGAGAGTTTTGGAGAGCACTTTTTTGCTGGGCACTGCAAGAAACCTAGAAACTGTGAGGGCTAAATGTTTTGTGGCCTCTCTGTGAGGTGTTTCTTGTTCTGCAGAAATACTGGTGCTTCAAAATACATAGGGAGTTCCCTTCTTGCCTCTTTCAGGTGTACCATGTGTCCTCAGACAGCTATGAGACACAAAACCAGCACTATGGAAGGAGCTTGACCAAGGAAACCGTAAAGGACGGTAAGTAAGGGAATTGGGCTGTGCTTGCGTCTTTTCATTCAAATACTGATTTCTAGAACTGTGTGGAAAAACTATTCTTGGTGTTCCTGTTTTACAAGTCCTTTTTTGTCCTCATGTCAGATGGGTCTTTGGCTGTTCCCTGTAGTATTTGAGCTGCCTGTCAACCTGAAATTGTGTGCAGTTGGCTGTAACAGCAGTGCAGAATATAGGAATTTCCTTCTCATGTCTCTCTTACTACTAATAAGGGAGAGAATTCTAGAATTCAACTTCTTTGCAGCTTTGAAATTAGAATGTTGTAAAAGTATTACATGTTTTtattataaatacatttttttgtcTCTAGTTGTCTTCAGTGAATATCTAAGTGTATTTTCTATTAGAAAGCTTCTACAAAAGCATCTTTCAATTCAGAGGACTTTATCAGTTCAAGTCAGTCCACATGTTGTTCTGCATTAACAATTAATAAAAATGCCATCGTGGGGTGTTTGGTGATAATGATTGCAGACTTGATATTAGCTGACACCTGCTCATCTGTCCTCCAGCAAGGGACAGAAggtgcacacacaaacacactcaTAATAACAAGCTGTTTGAGCCTGTTAGTGCATGGAGAATTTAATGGGTCCCTGCCTAAAACTGTCCAGACACTTGTTCAGCTGACCAGGAGCAGTACCATGTTCTGTTACTGTGTGCTTGATGCATTTACTTGTACTTACAACCCAAGCCCAAGCTGCAGTATTACACAGCAGTGATGTGACTGAAGGTCTGAGTTCCCAGGTTCACTTTGGGTTTAGTTAGTAATTGAACAAAAATTACCTGAATGGTGTCTGTTCTTTCAAAGAAGAACTATTCTCATcccaaaagataaaaaaaaattagtttgttTTCCATTCAGAAGTGAAAATAATCCCAGTATGTGTCTATTTCTTGCAGGCATCTCAAAGTTTTTCCACAGTGGGTACTGCTTGAGAAAAGATGTGATAGCTGCCAGCATTCAGAAGGTTGAAAAGATTCTGGAGTGGTTTGAGGGCCAGACACAGCTCAACTTCTACGCAAGCTCACTGCTGTTTGTCTATGAGGGTTCATGCCAAGCAACAACCGTGAGGCTGAGTGATGTCACCTTGGCAGAGAAGAGAAGAGTTCCCAAAGGCCTGCTGTCAGGTGGAGATGTATTGgagtataataataatattcaTGTAATAAATTCTACAGAGAATGGAAAAATTGAAGCCTCTGTAGGTAAAGGCTTGTCTAAATTTTATGCACTTCACAAAAAGTCGTGCTCCAAGAGGCACCACAGCCAGCTCTCACTAAAAGTTGAGGACTCAGAGCAAGACAATGTGTGGAAAAGCAGCACATGCATTACACAGGAGCACCTGAATGGAAATGTTCTACCCCAACTGGAAAAAGTTTTCTATcacatgccagcagagcccaaggaAAGTGCAAAGGTCGAGGTCCGAATGATCGATTTTGCTCACGTGTTTCCCAGCAACACAAAGGATGAGGGCTATATTTATGGTCTGAAGAATCTCATCACAGtactgcaaaatattttggatAACTAAATTCTTTGCTATGTTTTTTATTGGGGGCCAATGATAAAGAGCAACAACATGAAGAATTTCTGCACTTGTAATGCTGTATAACTGGGTTTGTATTGTTCTATATTTTATTTGTCTTTGTACTTTTGGTAGAAGGGTTTAACTTTTTATAATTTCACTCAGGAAAAATATTGATAGTTAATTAGGAAGTGTGAAAGGATGAAGATACTTGAGATAAAGCGGGATAGGTAAATTAATAGAATGAAATGTATGTGGTTGGCTTAAGTCCAAGGACTACCAGAAGCAAGGGTTATATTAGTTCCTCTAATGACTTTAGCATAGATGACATTTTTGCCCATTTAGCCTTGACACTGAGCCACATCTCCATTAAGAGGTGTTTAGAAAATAGACTGAAAGTTGTAAGGTGCAGGATTGATGTCCTCAGTACTGCCCTTGTGTTTACTGTATTTGAATAACTGGAGTAACTCTGCTTGGAGAGAAATCCCATTCTGAGTCAGCAGTCTCACCTGAAGCCAGTGCATCCCAAAGTGCTTTTCCATGTCATGGGACAATATTGTTGTTCTTTCAGCCCTTCCCCCTTCGTGGATGTGTGTAGCTGATGTTCACCACAGATGAGCTACCATGTAATTTGTGTTGAGGTGCTAAGGAAATGCTGGAGTACAATACCATAACAGGCTTAAACTGCACAACTTCTAGAGAAACTGTTTGTTCCTAAGAAGGAGCAAAAGAAGGCAAATGCAAGATGTTCCAGGAACTGATTTGGTTTAGGAGATTATGTCAGTCTGTTAATGGAGTGTCTGATGCTGTGATTAAGGAAAATGTCTCACTGTTGTTCTCGTGGCCCTTCTCCAACAACATTGCTTTAAAAAGCAGACCAGTGCAATGGGGAAGCAAGTGTTCTGGGTGAGCATGTAGAGCTCTGCTGGCTGTAAGCCACTT
This region includes:
- the IPMK gene encoding inositol polyphosphate multikinase — encoded protein: MATEPPRPAGRPEGGRGCCAGGGRGETEEAEAEAQPVLGASPGPAAAGGGRRRALNGCVPLSHQVAGHMYGKDKGGILQHPDGTVLKQLQPPPRGPREQEFYNKVYDSDCCDRILLELREYLPKYFGVWSPPTAPNDIYLKLEDVTRKFNKPCIMDVKIGQKSYDPYASAEKIQQQVSKYPLMEEIGFLVLGMRVYHVSSDSYETQNQHYGRSLTKETVKDGISKFFHSGYCLRKDVIAASIQKVEKILEWFEGQTQLNFYASSLLFVYEGSCQATTVRLSDVTLAEKRRVPKGLLSGGDVLEYNNNIHVINSTENGKIEASVGKGLSKFYALHKKSCSKRHHSQLSLKVEDSEQDNVWKSSTCITQEHLNGNVLPQLEKVFYHMPAEPKESAKVEVRMIDFAHVFPSNTKDEGYIYGLKNLITVLQNILDN